The following DNA comes from Carassius carassius chromosome 41, fCarCar2.1, whole genome shotgun sequence.
agacagctgataaaaacatcacaatcatcCAAACCACATCTCCTGTGgatgattgtgatgtttttatcagctgtttggactctcgttctgacagcacccattcactgcagagcatctggCAGTAAACCCGAACATCAGACAGACCTCAGATGGTGGTGATGGGGGTCTGGCATCCTCCGGCTCGTCCTGGACTGGAGTAGCGCTGCCATcatctgaacaaagaaaaatccAAAGACTCTTGGATGCATCTTATGGTAATTCATGCTTATCATAAGAGTAAacgacaaaaaaacattataacgCATGTTTATTATAGTCATACACCATGCTACGTCAAGAAATACTATGGTAAATGTGTTGTGTTGTTGTACCTGAGCGGATCTCCTCGTCTCCATCcatctggacacacacacacacacacacacaaactcagtcactcacacacacacacacaccccaattACAACAATACACTCAGAACAGACGCTTAGCTGGAGTATCGGAAGCCGGTTTTTCTGTTGGATCCGCGGGGAACTTTTACCTTTCCGGGTTTGTCAGGACAAACATAGCtctaattattttaaactgttgaTTTATTACTGATTGTCAGTAACTATGCCTGTTTTCCTTTCTTCCTTTAAAATGGTCTCGCCGCTCTAGTACGCATGCGTGCGGAAGCGGCGTCGATTTTAAATTGCGTCAGTCAAAACGTAATTTGAAGGGGCGGAGCTTCGCAAACGCACGGAAGCCACGTTCTCTAGTTTGGATAAAAGAATGGATggaattaaaataatattgttatttggggaaaattattttaatgctaaaatatgCTAATATAAGctgtttattaaatacatttattattcaactgtattttattatattttcattaataatttattttaaaaagttttaaaaaattcaaaaaaatattcatattattaaataaaaaaaaatttgacattataaaatatattacaataatactttactataataataataataataatttgattatttctaataaaaataaatatttaaattaattcacataattatataatttaatttatacaattatattatttattatagtttgTGTAGATTGTTTAATGTACTTTatgtagctgtatgtggatttgcattttcaaaataaatgcattaattataatattaaaataataaataaaatctaaaatagaataaaagaaaagaaataaactacaaataaaatagaattaaattaaaaaacaaataactacaaataaaattaaatctaaaatagaataaaatagaagaaataaaacaaaataaaataacaaaaataaaatacagtaaaataaaaagaaaaatctaataaaattaaataaaacaaaaataaaacaacagctaaattaaaaaataaaaaataaaattgcatttaaaatacaataaaccctaaaataaaaaaaattaaactaaaacagaATCagataaagaaaaatgaaataaactgaaaatcaCAAATGTGcactaaaaatcattaaaaaaatactgtaattactTATATTAACACAATATTGCTATCTAAATTAAATACTAAAGctcaaaaatactaaataaagctCTTTCAAATGTGTATCAGTAGGTTTGATATTTCTGATGTTGTAAACAATCAGTGCACATTGACtcttaaaatacaatgaaactaTCCACTGACAAACACACTGGCACATACACAGAGAGGACACGGATACTGGGAGACCGTAGAAAAGTTTATTATTTAGTATCTGATTTTAAACAGCACAAGTACTAGAATCTGACACAGTGTTTTCGAAAGTCctgctttggaaaaaaaataaaataattcagacGTCTCAATAATAAACCACAGTTTCAATCTTTTCAACTCATGCATTCacgtgtatctgtgtgtgtgtgtgtgtgtgacagaaaagATTCTGAacggaagtgtgtgtgtgtgtgtgtgtgtgtgtgtgatgatttcAGAACTCAATAGAGACCAGAATGACAGTGACGTTGTCTGCACTGCCCCGCCTCACTGCCTCACTGGCCAATCGCTGACAAGCGGCCTCAAATCGCCCCGCCCCCTCGCTCTGCCCCTCCTTCAGCTCCACAGCttcattctaaaaaaataaaaacatttaacatacaATACACAAAGCATTTTAGTATCAAGatactatttaaatttttattaatattctgaatttaaaaaataaatatatattatagtgtttatttttatttttaaaatatgtatgtctatatagtttttatatatataaaaaaatggtttTCTTACTTTTGTACCTCAGGTTATAGTAAATGACAATATTATCTATCATACTAATAgagttttctatattttatttaatttaaaattaagtaacttttttttttaagtaactaagTTCAATTTAATAATCCTGGCCCATAGAAATAttaacacacacagaaaatatGAGTGCATTAAAATACACACCTCTAGAATATTGAGGACGAACTGTAGGGCCTCGTCTGCAGAAAACACTTTAAAAAGCCCATCGCATGCCAAGAGAAcaaacctaaacacacacacacacacacacgcacacacacacagacaatactAAATCCTTCAAAACAAGCTTTGAAACACATGAGAGTGAGAAtaactgctgtgtttgtgtgttaaacGCACTTGTCATGTCGACTGAGCTGACAGCGCCGCAGGTCTGGAGTGGAAATCACTCCGCAGCGTTTATACTGACCGTCACCGATGGAGCGAGACACTTCCAGCACTCCCAGCACGCGGCCGTCCCTGCGAACACACACCCGGTTACATCACCCCTGACCCGCatcccacacgcacacacacacacacacacacacctgaccgaGCCGCCCGCTCTCTGAATCCTCATGCGCTCCTCGTATATGGTGGGGTTGTGCTCTTTACTGAGAGCCAGAGTCACACACTTCCTCTTCCCAGAATCCTCAGCCTGCTCCAAACGACACAGCACTGCctgatgcacacacaaaaatAGTACGATGTTTTGCATTGTGGTATCACTGAAATCCGAAGAAGTATAATCAAATTTGatgtttaaagaaatagttcggCCAAAAATGAACGTTCACTGAAAAGTCACGTTCACTCTCAGGTCATcctggatgagtttgtttcttcatcaagtttggagaaatgtagcattgcatcagtgtctcatcaatggatgctctgcagtgaatgggtgccgtcagaagaaacaaattcatcctgatctcagatgaatatattttcattttgggtgatctATATTCATTTAAGAGGCATAACATTTGAATAGAAATCAGTTAAATTTTATTGTTCAGACTTACTCTACTGTCTCCTAGGTTTGCCACATACAGGACATCATCAACCACCAGCATGCATGTGGCTGTGGAGCCATCCTTCCACGCGGGcttcctgcaaacacacacacacacacacacacacacagtgtgctcTTGCTCTCAGGTGCTTCTTTCATATCCAGCCGTACCAAGAGAAGCAGAACTCACTGGCTGGAGGCTTTCTTCAGGAAATCCTCATCTGTCTGACGAAAGGTGTCCAGCAGGCACTTCCTTACCAGCTTCTCCAAGTTCTCCACGTCACCTACAAATAATGATGCATTATGGGTACAACCCGTTAATGAAGCTTTGAGTGTGATGATGAGGATCAGCGCAGATTGCATTTACCTTTAGGAAATTTGCTGAGCAGCGTCTGATGGAGATTCTCAGCAGCAAACTGTGAGGCTCGAGCTCCACCGTGACCATCAAACACTGCGAAGTACGACAGACGagaactgcacacacacagagatagagagatggatggatggatggatggaagatggatagatggatggatggatggatggatggatgatagatggaagatggaaagatggatggatggatgatagatggatagatggaagaTGGatggaagatggatggatggaagatggatggatggatgatagagagatggatggatggatggatgataaatggaagatggatagatggaagatggatggatggatggatggatggatgtatgatagatggatggatggaagataGACGGATGATAAATGGATGGAAgacggatggatgatggatgaaaGATGGAGGGATGAAAGATGGatggaagatggatggatggatggatgactgacagacagatagacagatcaCTCACACTTGAGAGGGGAGGTTGGTGGCTGTCAGCTCTGGAAGCAGGACGTGTGCATCTTGCATCTCCTCTCGTTCGCCACGTCTCGCTGACACAAAACCCATCAGCTTCGGGAGATCTGCTGAGACAGAGACCGAGATCATCACAGATCTTccctcccccccctctctctctctctcacacacacacaccgatcacACTCTCTGTCAGCAACACAACGTGTGTGCAAAAGCTGAAAACCTTTACAAACTTTCTTTTCCTCTTGTTTCTTGTCCTCCACCTCTGTGTCCTGCGAGCTTACGtccctcttcctcttctctcctcGTTCCTCTTCCTCCGGCTTCTTGGCTTTCACAGGACCTGCTCAGTTAAACCTCATATTATACTTAACACCAAGAGAGAGATCTGTTTAATCACTTCACATGCATCTGCATCAATAACTACAGGCTGCTTTCAAAACGGAGGTACAGCATTTCTGAGCCTGACAGAAATATTGACATGCACTCGCATTTAAACGCATTTTGCAGTACATATTTTCAAAACGAGTGACATGCTTGCATGCATATATAAGACAGACATTAAGTTAACACGTTAGTCATTTAATTAGCGCactattgtttatttttgcataCGCTTGGGTTGGTAATACTGAAGTCAGACTAGTGCTAGTGTAGATCTGCATCTAAATCACTAATTCACACGTGCAAGatgattattattacattattggtGTGAATTAAACCACCTGGATCATTTGTAGGTTCCGGAAGATCATCAAATAAATCCATTTCTGAAGCAGAGGTCAACAGTCTGTTAGCTTCTGACAAACCACAAAAATAAACACCGACACTCTGATCAAATCACACACGTGTACTCGCAGACAAACGCTAAAAGAAATCAATATAATAACACAGATAGTAACAAAGGTCTAATGCTGGATTTGTAAAAGTTAAGAGACTTAATCAGCAGATCGAAGAGAGGCGCTGTTTGAAAGCGTGTGTTGAAATGCAGCAACAGCTAACAAGCTAATGCTAACTGAACGTAACTGAGGATGAAATTGACGAAattatgtttaatataatttaatatggaATTGCATATGCGGGTAGCTGTTATTATACCCACAAAGCAACACAAAGACACTTTATAATGCAAGTATACCtgtttcagtttcatttaaaaattattgaGGATATTTCCGTATCGCTaagcgttggtggtatagtggttagcatagctgccttccaagcagttgacccgggttcgattcccggccaacgcagctactttttttttcttttttattcacattcaagctttaaatattttttacaaatctcATTCAAAACAACAGACGTGGATCCAAAGCACCATTGAAAAATACATTTGCTGATAATGATAGGGATACTGAtagtatttatttagatttttttgttaagCATTGCATAAATTAATGAGTGATCCTCTGCCGCCATCTACTGGTCATAGCGGTAATATCATATCCTTataaatttaaagggttagttcacccaaaaataaaaaaaaatgattcgcGTTTCGactgtcgagcttaaaccgggcgtgctagtgcgtgctagggccagtcgcgtttccactgtcacttccggggcttgatcgtgcctcgccggggTTTCCTCGGGTGAtacacattaacattaccataataGGCTAAACATTGTAAATGTGACCGtttgaagaaatcagacatcagcttcttattctctatcacaatcgtgtatttatttagtaacttatattatctgtcataagtctagTCTCGGGAGTTTAGCTCCatgttgcctatcataaaaatataataatgtttttttgttcgggagcttttataaaaatagagatattatcattcattctaaatgtgactttTAGGCAACTGTGGCTACAAATGAACAGagacagactcgactgaataagcaggctattttcttaagcgttaaaaataaagaaataaaatataaataagtatttctgtgtgattaattttgagtcctggtAAATTAATTCagtatgatcaatgtatcacttattctatagtaaaacatcgatgcttttgaatttgaatatttaacaaagcatgcaaacaaacggccgcttttatcgtGTTCGTGTGTGATcacgcatgttccagtgacttatttcttcttagttttctgataacttctctttgttggtgagatgatggggttgcatgacgttgttcctgagaggcgtgtaatggaaatgcggctatttaccctcaaggcatcctaggtgtatatgacattcTTCTTAAACGCATCGCTTCACTTCAGAAGgcttttattaacttattttataatGAATGGGTGCAATTTTTGGGATTTGAAAGTTTCTGCTACTATCCACTCTCATTATAAAGCATTGATTAGCCTGGACATTATTCAATATAACTCAGATTGTTTTCGTTTGAAAGAGGATggcttgagggagagtaaattatgggttcattttttatttttgggggaactatccctttaagtgttcgTTTTCCACCAGGCGGCAGAAATCTTCCACTTAATGGCACATTCTCCATTAAtttttctaaatgaaaaaaagtgaatttttacATACTGTTccaattttatgtaaatatttatgtaaaaaaaaaaaaaatatcctccAAACCTGCTTAACTTAAATCACTCTTctaaaatgtattgtaataaaatgtaaatatatgtacgGTATGACACTATTCAATGTAATATACTATTAATACATTGCTAGTAAAACGATTATAATTGGTTAAAAATTactattctattttattaaaaaaacaattaatataatAGGTAAGATAAATTACTTTATAaagtatttatattaaattgcttttaaatgaCCGTTATAAAAGTTGtttaaaatatagaataaaaatatACGTACAGTAAATTGACACTGTACAATGTAGAATTACTGCAAATTATAGTTAATATACCATTATATACACTTTGTAatcataaaagtaaaaatatttgtacAGCACAATGAcacaatgtaatgtaatttattactcgGCTTCTGTTtagtaaaaaataactaaaatatgtgACACACAAGACAGCAGTTCAGAGATACACAGAGCTTGTTTTAATACAGACGCTTTCACTGTACTAGTTATTTACAATCTTAGTGAAGgcctatttacaaaaaataaaaaatatactaaaacgaAAATCAGAGATGGACCGTGTCACATGGATGTAAGTTATaacttaacaataaaataaatatttaacagtcAGAGAGAATGGACGCCCATGGAGTCCAAAATGACATGATACGAGTCTGATTAAGACCAGATGTGaaggagagagaaacacacacacacagactcaaacacacacacacacacaaatgaagtgtGTAAAGCAGTTAAAGGGTAAAGTCAGTGTTTGTCTCGGACACAGTCGGTGTTCAATCCCAGAAGAGTTTATAAAAAAGCATTTAGAAACACAATAGAAAACATTTCTATCTGTTGTCAAGGCGACCGTGACTTTGTAAGTTTGTACGGCTTTTGAAACAGTATTTCATGTGGTGTCCAAACCAGACACGAGTAAACGAGCTCCAGCGTCTGTCCACACCTGGGCTGCTGACCGCGATAAAGACTCCAACAATCAGATTAGCTCGAGTTACAGCTTTCTGAAGTTCAGTTTGTTCAGCTTACAGTGCCTCGTACTTACAACTATGAGTTCAACCAAACAGGTTAAAAAAGTCcataataattctaatatatagcagtggttctcaaactttatGACTCCACTGTGCATGACTTTTACAGGGTTTTTTGTGATTTACtgcataaatatattacaatttcaaatatttagagCTTggtattttatgatttattataatttactaaaaataattatgtcacctctttattttttatatttatttgctttttcatTTTATCCTTGAATTCAATGCAAGTCACTTAGGATTAAATGCATGAAAGTAAAACCTATGTACAGTTTTAGAGCTTGGTTTAACTACAGAAAATGtctatgtatataattatataaatgctCATACAGTTTTATGACTTCTCCAGGGTTTCCAAGATTTGTTCGTCAAATACTTGTTTAGTAGGAGAAATAAAATTGgaaaagtattgttttttttagttgttttggcTTATTTTAATGTCTGCTTAAAAACCACTGATGTATATTCATGAGGACTGGAGATTTTCcaccaatgagatttcactgtGGGCGGGGCTACTTTGGAATCGGATTTGCATAAAAGAGATGGCTTGTGTCACATCACGCCTGGTTAAGACTGAAATGCTCTGCTGTCGATGCTCTTTTACAACAAATACATATCTCTGTCGACTTCTGACTTCCACAGTAAGATACGGCAGATAGAGCTTAACTCTGGCGTTCATCAACGTTTACTTCTCCAAACCGCACATTTGGTCTGAAAGCAGTGCATCCTGGGGCTGAACCTCCACTCATGCTTTCACTCAGGTCCAGATCAGATCATGGATGTGTGTTTCAGACTGATATGTGATTGCTCAGAAGGCTGGTGGAAGGATAAGGCATCCAGGAAGAAGAGCGGGGCAAAGCGGAGCGTTTGATTGGTCGATACAGCTGATTGTCACAACAACATGTTTAAAGGTCTCATGAAACTTTCTCCATCCCAAACCTAGTGAGCTCCCTActtagacagcattttaaggcatcacaCACTTTTAACATCCTTTCTTTAAGCCAAATCTGAAGGTAGAATCACACATATGATGAAATGGACAAAGAAGAGaaattatgaatattattcaTTCAATGCTGGAGTGAATCAGTGAAATAGAATTAAAACAGACTGCTTTGGATAGAATTGTCTGCTGAAGGCAGAGATGTCAATATTGTGGAGGGAGACATTATTTTTGTTCGTTACAACTAATCTTTAatcaattttataattgtatttatattttattctattgcCGCAATGCTACTCACTTTGTATAGAAGtgtctgtcaaatgcataaatttattttttttaatgttttgctcaacttttttttattttgatcaaacaattaaaaattgttatgtattttaaaaaaatggtcttaccttaatttattttattttatacattcaaTGCAATGTAAGTTTCTTTTGATAAAAGTAAATGTTTAGGTGTGAGACACAGGCTATTATTCTTAGCACATTACAACTCATCCTTaatcaattttatatttatattatttcttttaataatttactattttacatttttattttattttatgcattgcactttggataaaagcatcagccaaATTCATCAAGTTAAATGTGTTTGACCCACTGTTGTATTTTGTATCAGTCTGACTGGAAATCTTTCAGAAGGCAGTAGACAgaaaggcagctcactaggttttaaaCGAAGAGTTTGCTGAATGCTAATTTGCTCTTCaattatatattctatattacaTGATAAATCTCCCCCTTCTATCAAGTAAAATATTTCCCCCAAAGCGATGATGTCACACAGGTGGAGGACAGAAGGCACTGTGATTGGTCGAGTGGCGGAGTATGGCTGCTTCCAGTCGTGACGGAGCATCTGATTGGCTGGGTGAAGCTGTGTCACGTCCGAACGAGGCATCTGATTGGCTGTGGAGTGTCTAGGCTTCACTGGTTGTGCTGTTTCGACTCAAATCCCTGATTCCCTGCAGGATCCGCTTCATATGACCGACTTTAGTCACTCCCagatcctgacacacacacacacacacacacacacacacacacacacacacacacacaatgctttaAGTCTGTATTTCTTAACTCAAACAGTACACAATTTTCTCTGTACACAACATAGTATACAGATCAAATATGATCATCATCACACAAGGgatactgtaaaaaatgactatTATATATGTGTAAAACAGCAATTCAAACATATTTAGTGTCTATtatctattattatattaatatctcTATTAATGCAGTGTTATTCATTTACTATCACAGTTTTTGATCATATTTTAAAcgagattttattttttgaaattcTGCTTTAAgaattttattgtgtgtttttgtctttttttattcgtttttaagttttagtttatttagtttgttattttgctacttcaatttaaaccaaacacttttttttgtactttatttcagttaatttctattttatttttaagtcattaactttcttttctttcttttttctctaggTTTagctaactataataaccctgtttcAATCTGACTTATTTAAAtcgtaaaattgtatttatttgttttaatcgatttctttatttatattaaattaatatttataataatatatttttttttacaaaatttattttaatcaattatttatttttattttactcaaatatatttattcatgtttacattttttttacatatatataaaagtgtatttgtttgttttaaataaatttcgtaatttaaattcaagtttatttctatAATGCTTTCCACGAAaaaaatcgttgcaaagcagcttttttTCTACAATATATCAAATCAACTGAAtactttttaattcaaatttaattcttcttaattaaaaaaatatttatttattatttaaatcagt
Coding sequences within:
- the ilkap gene encoding integrin-linked kinase-associated serine/threonine phosphatase 2C isoform X2, whose translation is MDLFDDLPEPTNDPGPVKAKKPEEEERGEKRKRDVSSQDTEVEDKKQEEKKVCKDLPKLMGFVSARRGEREEMQDAHVLLPELTATNLPSQVSRLSYFAVFDGHGGARASQFAAENLHQTLLSKFPKGDVENLEKLVRKCLLDTFRQTDEDFLKKASSQKPAWKDGSTATCMLVVDDVLYVANLGDSRAVLCRLEQAEDSGKRKCVTLALSKEHNPTIYEERMRIQRAGGSVRDGRVLGVLEVSRSIGDGQYKRCGVISTPDLRRCQLSRHDKFVLLACDGLFKVFSADEALQFVLNILENEAVELKEGQSEGAGRFEAACQRLASEAVRRGSADNVTVILVSIEF
- the ilkap gene encoding integrin-linked kinase-associated serine/threonine phosphatase 2C isoform X1, coding for MDLFDDLPEPTNDPGPVKAKKPEEEERGEKRKRDVSSQDTEVEDKKQEEKKVCKADLPKLMGFVSARRGEREEMQDAHVLLPELTATNLPSQVSRLSYFAVFDGHGGARASQFAAENLHQTLLSKFPKGDVENLEKLVRKCLLDTFRQTDEDFLKKASSQKPAWKDGSTATCMLVVDDVLYVANLGDSRAVLCRLEQAEDSGKRKCVTLALSKEHNPTIYEERMRIQRAGGSVRDGRVLGVLEVSRSIGDGQYKRCGVISTPDLRRCQLSRHDKFVLLACDGLFKVFSADEALQFVLNILENEAVELKEGQSEGAGRFEAACQRLASEAVRRGSADNVTVILVSIEF
- the ilkap gene encoding integrin-linked kinase-associated serine/threonine phosphatase 2C isoform X3, yielding MGFVSARRGEREEMQDAHVLLPELTATNLPSQVSRLSYFAVFDGHGGARASQFAAENLHQTLLSKFPKGDVENLEKLVRKCLLDTFRQTDEDFLKKASSQKPAWKDGSTATCMLVVDDVLYVANLGDSRAVLCRLEQAEDSGKRKCVTLALSKEHNPTIYEERMRIQRAGGSVRDGRVLGVLEVSRSIGDGQYKRCGVISTPDLRRCQLSRHDKFVLLACDGLFKVFSADEALQFVLNILENEAVELKEGQSEGAGRFEAACQRLASEAVRRGSADNVTVILVSIEF